From Helicobacter sp. MIT 21-1697, a single genomic window includes:
- a CDS encoding zinc ribbon domain-containing protein, producing the protein MNKHLKELIEVANFDKQIDDLEPEISQARSKLDEQIKQQEQILKNIEKLNRDSSSIELEISHHDRNIQDASSKLEQISKKQKEIKTEKEMRALDVESDIAKENMTHSNSEIERLEALKKAKEEEKKAYEPKLEELKSLIKTLEEQTQSQVQEIKKAQQELFDKKQALVAQMDSKITSFYAKIRRWAGNTSVVCVFKQACGGCFIKLNDTIYSEILKGNDIINCPHCGRILYANPSSDNTQTSSSADEEKSQSKKKSKA; encoded by the coding sequence ATGAATAAGCATTTGAAAGAACTTATAGAAGTGGCAAATTTTGATAAACAAATTGATGACTTAGAGCCCGAAATTTCCCAAGCACGTTCTAAACTTGATGAGCAAATCAAACAGCAAGAACAAATTTTAAAAAATATAGAAAAGCTCAACCGCGATTCTTCTAGTATTGAGCTTGAAATTTCTCATCACGACCGCAATATTCAAGATGCTTCTTCAAAGCTTGAGCAAATCAGTAAAAAACAAAAAGAAATCAAAACGGAAAAAGAAATGCGCGCCCTTGATGTAGAATCTGATATTGCTAAGGAAAATATGACTCATTCAAATAGTGAAATTGAGCGACTTGAAGCGCTTAAAAAGGCTAAAGAAGAAGAAAAGAAAGCCTATGAACCAAAACTTGAAGAGCTTAAATCCCTTATTAAAACACTTGAAGAACAAACACAAAGCCAAGTCCAAGAAATTAAAAAGGCGCAACAAGAATTATTTGATAAAAAACAGGCACTTGTGGCACAAATGGATAGCAAAATCACAAGTTTTTATGCCAAAATTAGACGTTGGGCAGGAAATACAAGCGTGGTTTGTGTTTTTAAACAAGCCTGTGGTGGTTGCTTTATTAAGCTTAATGACACTATTTATAGCGAGATTCTTAAAGGCAACGATATTATTAACTGCCCTCATTGTGGAAGGATTCTCTATGCAAATCCTTCTTCAGACAATACTCAAACATCTTCAAGTGCTGATGAAGAAAAATCTCAAAGCAAGAAAAAATCTAAAGCATAG
- a CDS encoding toxin-antitoxin system YwqK family antitoxin — protein sequence MLKYIVIYISLIGLMYSAELEVRITTTETAGEVKQRRVTYIKGTEIKHGRESWYDQTGHLLHQMHFINGRKEGREIKYSHDGEVIYDANYKNNKLEGLAQEFYPQNILKSEITYLEGKIIGKAKWYHSNGTLAKEADYNNGLLDGKVIEYYDNGKVERQYTYKQGKVEGISRGFFKNGKIQEIVNYRDGLKNGDMKQYDKNGIVREEASFNNDQKTGRERTYDENGIVKVERLYGTGVPKKVEVSWFYPSGKPKIQMLYEENQAIWQKEYNELGEVISKLDCKAQNCISGLSENIGK from the coding sequence ATGTTAAAATATATTGTTATTTACATAAGTTTAATAGGTTTAATGTATAGTGCAGAACTTGAAGTTCGCATTACAACTACGGAAACTGCCGGTGAAGTAAAGCAAAGACGCGTAACTTATATTAAGGGCACAGAAATTAAGCACGGGCGGGAATCTTGGTATGATCAAACAGGACATTTGTTACACCAAATGCATTTTATTAATGGGCGCAAGGAAGGGCGTGAGATAAAATATTCCCACGATGGTGAAGTTATTTATGATGCAAACTATAAAAATAATAAACTTGAAGGTTTAGCGCAAGAGTTTTATCCTCAAAATATACTTAAATCAGAGATTACTTATTTGGAGGGTAAAATTATTGGCAAAGCCAAATGGTATCATAGTAATGGCACTCTTGCTAAGGAAGCGGATTATAATAATGGTTTGCTTGATGGCAAAGTGATAGAATATTATGATAATGGCAAGGTTGAACGACAATATACCTATAAACAAGGCAAGGTTGAAGGCATTAGTCGTGGATTTTTTAAAAATGGTAAGATTCAAGAAATCGTCAATTATCGTGATGGGCTAAAAAATGGTGATATGAAGCAATATGATAAAAATGGTATTGTGCGTGAGGAAGCGAGCTTTAATAATGATCAAAAGACTGGACGTGAGCGAACTTATGATGAAAATGGTATTGTAAAAGTAGAACGTCTTTATGGCACAGGAGTGCCTAAAAAAGTAGAAGTAAGTTGGTTTTATCCTAGTGGAAAACCTAAAATACAAATGCTTTACGAAGAAAATCAAGCCATTTGGCAAAAAGAATACAATGAGCTTGGTGAGGTTATATCTAAGCTTGATTGCAAGGCGCAAAATTGCATATCGGGTTTGAGTGAAAATATAGGAAAGTAG
- the waaA gene encoding lipid IV(A) 3-deoxy-D-manno-octulosonic acid transferase codes for MDKPDSIKDISDKDKSPHFPFIYYCLCVMLYLIALPILIINIFRTKHRQSIPARFFYSSLNCEPQYWFHACSFGEIKSLEPLINASKAMPCTILITTITHTGFKEAKRLYQTHSTDSLGTQARIVVRYLPFEIFLPLWSKSCRQLKTLVVTEAEMWQMLFYLAKSHNAHTLLINARISSRSHKNYQRFAWFYQGIFALIDEVLAQSQIDKERLEHLGAHNVEVFGNLKTLNTPSLSTHYAKPSSVVFIGASTHRGEEKLILEAFKALKDAQKSSTNSMLLLLAPRHPERFKEVYELSLRTFAHTALFSQTHLDTNNADVIIIDTLGELNNLYAISDVVILGGGFAKIGGHNPLEPAFFHTKLISGEHIFNQYALFEEIEHYVLIPPQSLKDTLLRWESLPKSAIKTNSQDKLTTLVQKIYR; via the coding sequence ATGGACAAACCAGATTCTATAAAAGATATTTCAGATAAAGATAAATCTCCGCACTTTCCTTTTATTTATTATTGTCTTTGTGTAATGCTTTATCTTATAGCATTACCGATTTTAATCATAAACATATTCCGCACAAAACATCGCCAATCTATTCCAGCGCGTTTTTTTTACTCATCACTTAATTGTGAGCCACAATATTGGTTTCACGCGTGTTCTTTTGGTGAAATAAAATCTCTTGAACCCCTTATTAACGCATCAAAAGCTATGCCTTGCACTATTCTTATTACAACTATTACACATACAGGCTTTAAAGAAGCAAAACGTTTATATCAAACACATTCCACAGATTCACTGGGCACACAAGCTCGTATTGTCGTGCGTTATTTGCCTTTTGAAATATTTTTGCCCTTATGGAGCAAATCTTGCCGCCAACTTAAAACTCTAGTGGTTACAGAAGCTGAAATGTGGCAAATGCTCTTTTATCTTGCCAAATCCCATAATGCACACACTTTGCTTATTAATGCGCGTATTTCCAGTCGCTCACATAAAAACTATCAACGTTTTGCGTGGTTTTATCAAGGCATCTTTGCTCTTATTGATGAAGTGCTCGCCCAAAGTCAGATTGATAAAGAACGCTTAGAGCATTTAGGCGCACATAATGTTGAAGTTTTTGGCAATCTTAAAACACTCAATACTCCCTCACTTAGCACACATTATGCCAAACCTTCTTCTGTTGTGTTTATTGGTGCAAGCACACATAGAGGTGAAGAAAAGCTTATCCTTGAAGCCTTTAAGGCTCTTAAAGATGCTCAAAAATCTTCTACAAACTCTATGCTCTTGCTCCTCGCACCGCGCCACCCAGAACGTTTTAAGGAAGTATATGAATTAAGTCTGCGCACTTTTGCACATACCGCACTTTTCTCACAAACACATTTAGATACAAACAATGCAGATGTAATCATTATTGATACACTTGGAGAACTCAATAATCTCTATGCAATAAGTGATGTTGTCATACTTGGTGGAGGTTTTGCTAAAATAGGAGGACACAATCCGCTTGAGCCCGCCTTTTTTCATACAAAACTTATAAGTGGGGAGCATATTTTTAATCAATACGCACTTTTTGAAGAAATAGAACATTATGTGCTTATACCCCCACAAAGTTTAAAAGACACTCTTCTTAGGTGGGAATCCCTGCCCAAAAGTGCTATCAAAACGAATTCTCAAGACAAACTCACTACCCTTGTGCAAAAGATATATCGATGA
- a CDS encoding AI-2E family transporter translates to MRAITFFWLVFGVSAYAMYYVYAAYLMDILIALLLCIATYGLHNILSKYIKYPIICAFVSVGILVLLFFVPLFSLMKTLIASVSELNPTDFSAFVEGSKAQILSLFSSFPEIESRLRDVLGSISAPSILSYAFNFSSQLGKSSLGFIIDTGFIVVFLYFYFLYGKQAYEYIIELIPFENIQIANVLDEVTNVIKVVFYTSLLNIVLQGFAFGVLIMFFGYDGVFFGMLYGLASIVPIVGGGLVWLPLAGYEFYLGNTRNALIIALYALIVCAVLIDNIIKPILIGIINKKVLKTSVKINELLIFFAILAGLTSFGFWGIILGPAVTALFISLLRIYRKQTAKESLTPHHQDKIGL, encoded by the coding sequence TTGAGAGCAATTACATTTTTTTGGCTTGTATTTGGTGTAAGTGCGTATGCAATGTATTATGTGTATGCTGCATATTTAATGGACATACTCATTGCTCTTTTGTTGTGTATTGCTACCTATGGATTGCATAATATTCTTTCAAAATATATTAAATATCCCATAATATGTGCTTTTGTCAGTGTGGGTATTTTAGTTTTGCTCTTTTTTGTGCCATTATTTTCATTGATGAAAACGCTTATAGCCTCTGTATCCGAACTCAATCCAACTGATTTTAGTGCATTTGTTGAAGGCAGTAAGGCACAGATTCTTTCACTCTTTAGCTCATTCCCTGAAATAGAAAGCAGATTGCGTGATGTGTTAGGCAGTATCTCTGCTCCATCAATTTTAAGTTATGCGTTTAACTTTAGCTCTCAACTTGGCAAATCAAGTTTGGGATTTATCATTGATACAGGCTTTATCGTTGTATTTTTGTATTTTTATTTTCTTTATGGCAAACAAGCCTATGAGTATATTATTGAACTTATTCCTTTTGAAAATATTCAAATTGCAAATGTGCTTGATGAGGTAACAAATGTCATTAAAGTGGTTTTTTATACTTCACTCTTAAACATTGTGCTTCAGGGCTTTGCTTTTGGCGTATTGATTATGTTTTTTGGCTATGATGGAGTATTTTTTGGTATGCTTTATGGGCTTGCATCAATCGTTCCCATAGTAGGTGGAGGGCTTGTATGGTTACCATTAGCAGGATATGAATTTTATCTTGGCAATACGCGTAATGCACTTATTATTGCGCTTTATGCTCTGATTGTCTGTGCGGTGTTGATTGATAATATTATCAAGCCTATTTTGATTGGAATTATTAATAAAAAAGTGCTCAAGACTTCTGTAAAAATCAATGAACTCCTTATTTTCTTTGCCATTCTTGCAGGGCTTACAAGTTTTGGGTTTTGGGGGATTATACTTGGACCAGCGGTTACAGCACTTTTTATTTCATTGCTTAGAATCTATCGCAAACAAACAGCTAAAGAATCCCTCACGCCTCATCACCAAGATAAAATTGGCTTGTAG
- a CDS encoding YqiA/YcfP family alpha/beta fold hydrolase translates to MNLQYFYSHGFHSSKDCQAYKRLCCGLDITPLQLVYDNGADFYTNLYSCKSQLQNLIESNAPFGFIGNSLGAFYLWQLTLFAPTLNIPTPHTLILFNPVLEPLAQLKKYINQPQLNTTTHQNFTLTYDSWASYAHSLRMPLAKQIQCIVCLSLNDELIDAQVSKAYWQHYARIIMSEGGHIITDFTPFKHKLAPLL, encoded by the coding sequence ATGAACTTGCAGTATTTTTATTCTCACGGATTCCATTCAAGCAAGGATTGCCAAGCTTATAAGCGACTTTGTTGTGGTTTAGATATTACACCATTACAGCTTGTTTATGATAATGGTGCAGATTTTTATACAAATCTGTATAGCTGCAAAAGTCAATTGCAAAATCTTATAGAATCTAATGCGCCCTTTGGTTTTATTGGTAACTCTTTGGGAGCATTTTACTTATGGCAACTGACACTATTTGCGCCCACTCTCAATATCCCTACACCTCATACGCTTATTTTGTTTAATCCAGTCCTTGAACCCTTAGCGCAACTTAAAAAATATATCAATCAACCTCAACTCAACACTACGACACATCAAAATTTTACACTTACTTATGATTCGTGGGCTTCGTATGCGCATTCCTTGCGTATGCCTTTGGCGAAGCAGATTCAATGTATTGTATGCCTTTCGCTTAATGATGAACTCATTGATGCGCAAGTTTCAAAAGCCTATTGGCAGCATTATGCACGCATTATAATGAGTGAAGGGGGTCATATCATTACAGATTTTACACCTTTTAAACACAAACTTGCGCCCCTGCTTTAA
- a CDS encoding UDP-glucose dehydrogenase family protein, with protein sequence MHITIIGSGYVGLVAGACFAQMGNNVICLDVDSKKISRLQKGEIPIYEPGLESLVRENTTLGTLCFTTDKKEAISNAQVIFIAVGTPMGDDGSADLSYVRDVAVDIGTYIEREYVVIVDKSTVPVGTAEQVRKLIQSTLQKRHITSVSFDVVSNPEFLKEGVAIKDFMSPDRVVIGTDSTRALDTMKTLYSPFLLKSDRLISMGIESAEMTKYAANAMLATKISFINEMSQICERVGANINDVRLGIGSDARIGYSFIYPGCGYGGSCFPKDVRALEKTAKDFGYDAQILSAVQRVNNAQKMLLVEKIVRHFGQDLSGLSFALWGLSFKPETDDMREASSLVLIEELSKKGAKIKAYDPKAYEQARFYLKDYMQSISLEASKYEALKDCAALVIVTEWREFRSPDFDEIAKLLVNPIIFDGRNIYQHLDMESKGFEYYQIGVKHNNN encoded by the coding sequence GTGCATATCACAATTATTGGCAGTGGTTATGTTGGGCTTGTAGCAGGAGCGTGTTTCGCTCAAATGGGAAATAATGTCATATGTCTTGATGTAGATTCTAAGAAAATTTCGCGACTTCAAAAAGGAGAGATTCCTATTTATGAGCCCGGTTTGGAATCTTTGGTGCGTGAAAACACTACACTTGGCACACTTTGTTTTACTACCGATAAGAAAGAAGCAATTTCTAATGCACAAGTAATTTTTATCGCAGTTGGAACGCCTATGGGCGATGATGGAAGTGCAGATTTATCTTATGTGCGTGATGTGGCAGTAGATATTGGGACATATATAGAACGTGAATATGTAGTCATAGTAGATAAAAGCACCGTTCCTGTTGGCACTGCAGAGCAGGTGCGAAAACTAATACAATCCACACTTCAAAAACGTCATATTACTTCGGTTAGTTTTGATGTGGTAAGCAATCCAGAATTTCTTAAAGAAGGAGTTGCAATCAAAGATTTTATGAGTCCTGATAGAGTGGTGATTGGCACAGATTCTACAAGGGCATTAGATACAATGAAAACTCTCTATTCTCCTTTTTTACTTAAAAGCGATAGACTTATTTCTATGGGGATAGAATCTGCGGAAATGACAAAATATGCTGCAAACGCTATGCTTGCTACAAAAATCAGCTTTATCAACGAGATGAGTCAAATTTGTGAGCGTGTGGGGGCGAATATTAATGATGTACGATTGGGTATTGGTTCAGATGCACGTATTGGATATAGTTTTATCTATCCGGGTTGTGGTTATGGTGGGAGTTGCTTTCCTAAAGATGTGCGTGCATTAGAAAAAACCGCAAAGGATTTTGGCTATGATGCACAGATTCTAAGCGCAGTTCAACGCGTAAATAATGCGCAAAAAATGCTTTTGGTAGAAAAAATCGTGCGTCATTTTGGGCAAGATTTATCAGGGCTTAGTTTTGCATTATGGGGGCTTAGTTTTAAGCCAGAAACTGATGATATGCGTGAAGCAAGTTCTTTGGTGCTTATAGAAGAGTTAAGCAAAAAGGGGGCAAAGATTAAAGCTTATGATCCAAAGGCTTATGAACAGGCGCGATTCTATCTCAAAGACTATATGCAATCTATTAGCTTAGAGGCGAGCAAATATGAGGCATTAAAGGATTGCGCAGCACTTGTGATTGTAACAGAATGGCGTGAGTTTAGAAGTCCAGATTTTGATGAAATTGCAAAACTTCTTGTAAATCCTATTATTTTTGATGGACGAAATATTTATCAACATCTTGATATGGAATCTAAAGGCTTTGAGTATTACCAAATTGGTGTAAAGCATAATAATAACTAA
- a CDS encoding homoserine O-succinyltransferase yields the protein MPLIIPEDIPAYKVLNQNAFIMDSKRAKHQDIRALEVLIINLMPTKIETENQILSLLANSPLQINITLLSTSSYVGTNTPKSHLERFYVNFSEIKGRNFDGAIVTGAPIEHLAFEEVAYWNEISTIMDYLKKHCTSTLYLCWGAMASLYHFHHIPKISLPHKVFGIFAHNIVENDLLLSGLDEIVRIPHSRHSGIDEQKVRKSQLKILLESDVCGICALKDDKDFFILGHPEYAKNTLLLEYERDKQKGLEIAQPLHYFNDKGEPVLSWKSSASVLFSNWLNFSVYQDTPFVL from the coding sequence ATGCCGCTCATTATCCCAGAAGATATTCCTGCTTATAAAGTCCTCAATCAAAACGCTTTTATTATGGATTCAAAAAGAGCAAAACATCAAGACATTAGGGCATTAGAAGTGCTTATCATTAATCTTATGCCAACAAAAATAGAAACAGAAAACCAGATTCTCTCCCTTTTGGCTAACTCTCCTTTACAGATAAATATTACTCTTCTTTCTACATCAAGTTATGTAGGCACAAATACACCCAAAAGTCATTTAGAACGTTTTTATGTCAATTTTAGCGAAATCAAAGGGCGCAATTTTGATGGAGCGATTGTTACAGGAGCGCCTATTGAGCATTTAGCCTTTGAGGAAGTAGCATATTGGAATGAAATCTCTACAATTATGGATTATCTCAAAAAACATTGCACAAGCACACTTTATTTATGCTGGGGAGCAATGGCGAGTTTGTATCATTTTCATCACATTCCTAAAATTTCATTGCCACATAAAGTCTTTGGTATCTTTGCACACAATATTGTAGAAAATGATTTACTCCTTAGTGGTTTAGATGAAATAGTAAGAATCCCTCATTCTAGGCATTCAGGCATTGATGAACAAAAGGTGAGAAAATCACAACTCAAAATCTTACTTGAAAGTGATGTTTGCGGCATTTGCGCACTTAAAGATGATAAAGACTTTTTTATACTTGGACACCCAGAATATGCCAAAAATACGCTTTTACTTGAATATGAACGCGACAAGCAAAAAGGCTTAGAAATTGCGCAGCCACTTCATTATTTTAATGACAAAGGAGAACCCGTGCTTTCTTGGAAATCAAGTGCAAGCGTGCTTTTTTCAAATTGGCTTAATTTTTCTGTATATCAAGATACTCCTTTTGTTTTATAA
- a CDS encoding menaquinone biosynthesis family protein produces MISVAHSPDADDLFMYYAIVFGWVDSTNLRFNNTAKDIQTLNVDTLQGKYDISAISFALYPLIAQNYALLRTGVSFGNGYGPKLIKKKGKICKKHFKVALSGEHTTNAMIFRIAYPHARIIYKNFLDIEQSVLSGEVDAGVLIHESILNFDKGLEVEAELWDIWQELSADNLPLPLGGMALRRSLPLTTAIECEKILTKAVNIAVNNKKILSEMLLERGIIRVNAKELDTYLNLYANQDSISMNENEIKAVDKLFELGYKAGFYPHILKAQDYFIPTEYEQLRFC; encoded by the coding sequence ATGATAAGTGTCGCACATAGCCCTGATGCAGACGATTTGTTTATGTATTATGCTATTGTTTTTGGGTGGGTAGATTCTACAAACTTACGCTTTAACAACACAGCTAAGGATATTCAAACGCTTAATGTGGATACATTACAAGGGAAATATGATATTAGCGCCATTTCTTTTGCTCTCTATCCCCTTATTGCACAAAATTATGCGCTTCTACGCACAGGTGTGAGCTTTGGCAATGGATATGGACCAAAACTTATCAAAAAAAAAGGTAAAATATGCAAAAAACATTTCAAAGTAGCTCTAAGCGGAGAACACACAACAAATGCAATGATTTTTCGCATTGCATATCCACACGCACGCATTATTTATAAAAACTTCCTTGATATAGAGCAAAGCGTGCTTAGTGGAGAGGTTGATGCGGGGGTGCTTATTCACGAATCAATTTTAAATTTTGATAAAGGCTTAGAGGTAGAGGCAGAATTATGGGATATTTGGCAGGAATTAAGTGCTGATAATTTGCCTCTACCACTTGGAGGTATGGCATTACGCCGCTCTCTTCCACTTACTACTGCCATAGAATGTGAAAAAATACTCACAAAAGCTGTAAATATCGCTGTAAATAATAAAAAAATTTTAAGTGAAATGCTCCTTGAAAGAGGCATTATCCGCGTCAATGCCAAAGAGCTTGATACTTATTTGAATCTTTATGCAAATCAAGATTCAATCTCTATGAACGAGAATGAAATAAAGGCGGTAGATAAACTCTTTGAATTAGGCTATAAGGCAGGATTTTATCCGCATATACTCAAAGCACAAGATTATTTTATCCCCACAGAATATGAGCAACTTCGCTTTTGCTAA
- a CDS encoding RluA family pseudouridine synthase has protein sequence MKDKAYKVLAHTHNISHNQAKALIDKGLVFASGKKINIARLEIPIHTTFEILKPKKPKILFTDEHILALEKPPFIESYDLSNMFEGWHLLHRLDRETSGVILLIKEGSAFHTKAKEAFKQQEVYKEYVCLVHGILADSIEINKAISTTKRGFAKSRIDKKGLSARTLLTPLSIMGKKTLLKAIIKTGRTHQIRVHCQSINHPILGDRIYGKDDEAKRLMLHAHKIALLGYEFTSPLPKDLCIE, from the coding sequence ATGAAAGATAAGGCTTACAAAGTCCTTGCTCACACTCACAATATCTCTCATAATCAGGCTAAAGCTCTTATTGATAAAGGACTTGTCTTTGCTTCGGGCAAAAAAATAAATATTGCACGGCTTGAAATCCCAATCCACACTACCTTTGAGATTCTCAAACCCAAAAAGCCCAAAATACTTTTTACTGATGAACATATCCTTGCACTTGAAAAACCACCATTTATAGAATCTTATGATTTAAGCAATATGTTTGAAGGTTGGCATTTGCTCCATAGGCTTGATAGAGAAACAAGTGGTGTTATCTTGCTCATTAAAGAAGGAAGTGCCTTTCATACTAAAGCAAAAGAAGCTTTCAAACAACAAGAAGTATATAAAGAATATGTTTGTCTCGTGCATGGAATCCTAGCAGATTCCATAGAAATTAACAAAGCGATTTCTACAACAAAAAGAGGCTTTGCAAAATCACGCATTGATAAAAAAGGACTAAGCGCGCGCACCCTCCTTACTCCTTTGAGTATAATGGGTAAAAAAACCTTGCTTAAAGCCATTATCAAAACAGGGCGCACACATCAAATACGCGTGCATTGCCAAAGCATCAATCACCCTATACTTGGTGATAGAATCTATGGCAAAGATGATGAAGCAAAACGTCTTATGCTTCACGCTCATAAAATCGCACTTTTAGGTTATGAATTTACTTCGCCTTTGCCAAAAGATCTCTGCATTGAGTAA
- a CDS encoding O-acetylhomoserine aminocarboxypropyltransferase/cysteine synthase family protein has protein sequence MANLSHHNLSQDTLALHAGYTYDTQRTISVPIYQNTAYSFESLEQAAARFGLKELGNIYTRLTNPTTDVLGARLAAVEGGVFGVPTSSGSAAIFYAIVNCAQEGDNIVFSNKIYGGTQTLFVHTLKRFGIQTKVFDIDNIESSLESAIDDKTKAIFFESISNPQISIADTEKITAIAKKHKIISICDNTIATAFLHKPFDYGVDISVYSLSKYINGQGSALGGAIIERYGLNELIKDNPRYEAFNTPDASYHGLIYANLPLPCFSIRLITEWLRNIGATLSPQASWIILQGLETLELRIQKHSQNALKIAEFLQSHPKVKSVAYAGLKNNPYNGLLQKYYKDSQASGLISFEAQSFEEAQKICNATEIFAVVVNIGDSKSLIIHPASTTHSQLSTDELLSAGITPCTIRLSIGLESADDLIQDLKKALEK, from the coding sequence ATGGCAAATCTCTCTCATCACAATCTTTCGCAAGACACACTTGCGCTCCACGCAGGCTATACTTATGACACACAGCGCACCATCAGTGTGCCAATTTATCAAAACACGGCTTATAGTTTTGAGAGCTTAGAACAAGCTGCTGCACGATTTGGCTTAAAGGAGCTTGGCAATATTTATACGCGTCTTACAAATCCCACGACAGATGTGCTTGGTGCGCGACTTGCAGCTGTTGAAGGAGGTGTGTTTGGTGTGCCTACTTCAAGTGGAAGTGCCGCGATTTTTTATGCGATTGTTAATTGTGCGCAAGAAGGCGATAATATTGTATTTTCTAATAAAATTTATGGTGGCACACAAACGCTCTTTGTGCATACACTCAAACGATTTGGCATACAAACAAAGGTGTTTGATATTGACAACATAGAATCTTCTTTAGAATCTGCGATTGATGATAAAACAAAGGCGATTTTTTTTGAAAGCATTTCAAATCCGCAAATTTCTATTGCCGATACAGAGAAAATCACTGCTATTGCTAAAAAACATAAAATTATTAGCATTTGTGATAATACCATTGCCACTGCATTTTTGCATAAACCCTTTGATTATGGCGTAGATATTAGCGTATATAGCCTAAGCAAATATATTAATGGGCAAGGAAGTGCGCTTGGTGGGGCAATTATTGAACGATATGGATTAAATGAACTAATTAAGGATAATCCACGCTATGAAGCATTCAATACGCCAGATGCAAGCTATCACGGATTAATATACGCGAATCTTCCGCTACCTTGCTTTAGTATTAGACTTATCACAGAATGGCTTAGAAATATTGGTGCTACTCTTTCTCCACAAGCATCGTGGATTATCCTGCAAGGCTTAGAAACTTTAGAATTACGCATTCAAAAACATAGTCAAAATGCCCTCAAAATCGCGGAATTTTTACAATCTCACCCTAAAGTGAAAAGTGTAGCTTATGCTGGGCTAAAAAACAATCCCTACAATGGGTTGCTTCAAAAATATTATAAAGATTCTCAAGCAAGCGGACTTATTAGCTTTGAAGCACAAAGTTTTGAAGAGGCACAAAAGATTTGCAATGCCACAGAAATTTTTGCAGTTGTAGTGAATATTGGGGATTCAAAATCACTTATCATTCACCCCGCTTCTACAACACATTCGCAACTGAGCACAGATGAGCTCCTAAGCGCGGGTATTACGCCTTGCACTATACGTCTTAGCATTGGTTTAGAATCTGCAGATGATTTAATACAAGATTTAAAAAAAGCTTTAGAGAAATAA
- a CDS encoding Nif3-like dinuclear metal center hexameric protein: protein MQRNTHQKSTKVGEVYELCNTLSPFDTQESWDKSGLNLGSLHNEYTGIVLCLEVNLAIALSLKPNTLLITHHPLFFNPTSQMITDIYPHNIAAILIRKNCSLISLHTNFDKSHLNAYLTHQVLQWHHFMPSENGLLMSGDIPPISLHNLAQDVCKKLNAPSVSIVQGDDITLLHKESQAPLTNDCITKAYVVCGSGCSLLYQIQPSPNICFITGDIRHHDAMSAKSMGISLIDIGHYESEKYFVEIFDSILQNVGYNAIIMDCKNPFYFCQAKHQ, encoded by the coding sequence ATGCAGCGCAATACGCACCAAAAAAGCACAAAGGTGGGAGAGGTTTATGAGCTATGCAATACTCTCTCGCCTTTTGATACACAAGAATCGTGGGACAAAAGCGGCTTAAATCTCGGTAGTCTTCATAATGAATATACAGGTATTGTGCTGTGTCTTGAAGTAAATCTCGCTATTGCACTTTCATTAAAGCCAAATACCCTTCTTATCACGCATCACCCTTTGTTTTTTAATCCCACCTCACAGATGATAACAGATATATATCCTCATAATATCGCTGCCATTCTTATTCGTAAAAATTGCTCACTCATTAGTCTCCACACAAACTTTGATAAATCGCACCTCAATGCTTACCTCACGCATCAAGTTTTGCAATGGCATCATTTTATGCCAAGTGAAAATGGGCTTTTAATGAGTGGGGACATTCCACCTATATCGCTTCATAACTTAGCTCAAGATGTATGCAAAAAACTTAATGCACCTAGCGTGAGCATAGTGCAAGGTGATGACATAACGCTTCTTCATAAAGAATCTCAAGCACCACTTACAAATGATTGTATCACAAAAGCCTATGTTGTATGTGGAAGTGGTTGCTCACTTCTTTACCAAATCCAACCTAGCCCGAATATATGCTTTATTACAGGCGATATTAGGCATCACGATGCGATGAGTGCTAAAAGTATGGGTATAAGCCTTATTGACATAGGGCATTATGAGAGTGAAAAATATTTTGTAGAAATTTTTGATTCTATTTTGCAAAATGTAGGATATAACGCTATAATTATGGATTGTAAAAATCCATTCTATTTTTGCCAAGCTAAGCATCAATAG